In the genome of Aedes aegypti strain LVP_AGWG chromosome 2, AaegL5.0 Primary Assembly, whole genome shotgun sequence, the window tttccctaaaattgcaataatggtgtatttgacaaatgtttagttggtatcACACAGTTATCATTacatggtcgttttctgtaacaagtaccgtcagcattcataagctcccacaggtggtaaaattcaaatgttatagcataaaacatgctcgttcgcttcgatttagtatgaattcatctttgaaaaacattttgcttgattgttgattctaaatacccaATATTAgtacttctaactagtgatccgtaatatggaccaggaaatgattgtttaccatggttatggatcacttacaaagaatgtagatttctgccatttcaAGCATTGGATTTGACATTTTTAGACAATAGCACttaggataaaactaataaaacataaaGGTGTGTCAATTtcgttttttagcagacaaaaatgggtggaaaacttggtgtggagcgaaaacagtccatgtctcagttactacaatgcagtatcacaagaagaaggacattttacccttgtttccaactctaaaattgctattttttacagtaatatgtgacacattgttaactttcgccaaataaTGAAATACAgctgcattgagttgaaaatctcttgattttgcgcactgagccgtaatatgtcacaatttgatccataatatgaaaattgatccataatattgttttcagaaaccgatacaatttttaattttaatgcaatcctatgtaaatattacactcaacaCAGTTTACTAATCGAAGTTCCAATATAAAAAGATTCAattcgtgttattaaattacaatttaacgttttccatgtcgttttattgaattttataggttggactccacactatttgatccataactgtggggtcatggtaatcattatgaaaaagagaacttggcattcgtcggaaagggctttctcaagaatattatttggtTTACTTCAACAAAGGGGATTTATATTATAGAAAAGCCTGGGAAAAAGCTAAACAAACTATGTCCGAataacatgggaacatttctcGAAACCTAGAGGAAATTTCCAAAGCCCCACTCAGTGAGGTATGGTaccaaacattgccgcatggatgctaaatgatttgcggaggttcttctcacgcttaGGACGTTTGTCCTGCGAAGGAAGATACCATGAAtgtgcaaattgcgggggcaatcataagtctaacttttgggattgtccttcacgcaaacgAATCGTCGAAACTCGTACCAGGCAAATGGACGGCAACGTTTTTTGCAACCGAAATTCCCAAGGCCGAATCtcgaaaaattctcatttttcaattAACGATTGGTTGCCTAATAATCACATCCATCagcaaaatttaagttatgcTCATTTACAAGCTTATTTTCTTCCAACGGGTATccgttcgatttttttcaattcgaatAGAAACAACTATGCCAATGTTGTCGCAAGTAATTTCAGATTCTCCGCTTCAAATTTTACTTATACGGTTAATCGTTTAATTTGTCTCAATTCGAATGGAAATATCCATgcttagggcaacttcaccgatGGTTACAAAAAGTGGACCtgtcaaaaattaaataaaccTGTAATAATAGATTAAACCGCACGCGCATTTTTTCGATCCATTTCGAACgtgatcaacaaaaacaaacatattCGTGATGCTTGGAAGCTTGGAAATTCATACTGAATCCCTCAATCTGTACGGAAATTCAAACAAGAACTACCGGAGGAATGTACGTTAGAAAATATTGTGAAATTAACAAAGGAGTTCCTGGCGAAACAGTTCATttatcctgaaggaatttctggtggactTAGGAATTCTTGGCGTTTTGCGTAGTCATCTATGCGTGATAAAACTTCTGGTGGAGCTTATCGAATAATTTACGGAGGAACTACGACGAACGTCCAGAAGAATTCCGGGATAATTCTCGGGGAGAAACCTGGAGAATTTCCGGGCAAATTTCTTGAGGAGCACCTGGCAGGATTCTTTGAGGAGCTCCGCTAGAATTATTGGTGAAGCTCCCgtagaatttctggtggaactgCTTGCTTTGAAGGATGCTCCGGAGATTTTTCCGGAAGAACTTATGAGAAATTCCCGATGGAGCTtcagaggaattgctggaggaactccaaaggaattaatagaggaattcctggggacgtgcggaggaactcctgtagaaactctggaagaattcccagatccactctggaggaatttccgaaggaactctggaggaattcccggaggaaaccTGGAGTATTtttatctgaaggaatttcctgagaaattccgggaggaaccccgatagaattcctggagtaacttTAAAGAATATCTGAGGGAATTATCGGTGAAGCTCCGAAGgacttcccggaggaattctgaaagaattcctggaggaaatctgaaaaataaaatcataaaggaactccgaaggattcggcggaggaactccggagcgattcctagaggaactcctgaagcgTTCATGTAGGTACTCCAAGGTAATTGATtgaggaactccgaagaaattcgtGGAGGAACTATGAAGGAAATCCGAAGAGATTCCCGGTGGAGCACTAAAAGAAATactgaggattttttggaataaatttgaaggaatttctagaggaactccgaaagaaCTAATGGAAAAACTTGGAAGCTATTCTCGGTGGAATCTCGGAGAAACTTACGAGAAAATGCTGGATGAAAGCtagggaaatttctggaagaaaggtattcctggagtaattccagaaagatctccggaggaattctaggagaaactcatgctaaatttccaaagaaactctggaagcattcttggagaaactccggatacgtttctggaggaactccggaggcgtttctggaggaactccggggtaattgcGTTAAGGAATTCCGTCAGCAACAAAGGAGAAAATTCTAACGATTTCCAGATGGAGCTGCGGAGGAACTTTCCGggaattcttggatgaaatccagaggaatccctggaagaactccagagaaatttatggaagaattcccGGTGGAAATCCGGAGTAACTTCCTAGGAATTGCTTaatgaaatccagaggaatttccggagaaactctagagaaatttcctgcataactctggaggatttcccggaTAAAAATAGTAGAATTTTGCGAAGTAACACCAGAATTCCCGGAGgagctccgaagaaattccatgaggaactctggaaaatttttggaagaccTACTGGAGCAATTACTGGAGGACCTGAAGCAATTGCTTGAAGGAACTGTGGAATAGTTTGtagagaaactccgaagaaCTTTCTCAAGGAATTATTAAGGAAAGCCCGGAGGAAATCTTGAGAAAATCAAGAAGGATCTGTCTGTATGAAATCCGAAGAATTTCATAAAGAACACTGAAAGAGTTCCTTAAGAATCCGTGGAGGAAACCCGAAACAATTCCCAGTGGAGTTCCAAATGAATTCCCGATAAAACTCTAGGacaaactctgaaggaattcccggcaaatagtctgaaagaattcctgaagaaattccggaaggcttccttgaagaactctggaaaaattccaggagtAACTGCAAAcctattcctggaagaactatgatgaaattcctggaggaaatccccggataaattctctgaaaaaatcctcgaaagaGTTTGTGGAGAAAATACCCGGAGGGATTCCTGAACGAAAACCCCGAAAAAAATTTTGgtcgaaatccccagaggaagttCTGggcgaaatctctgaaggaattgaTATTCGAAATCCccttaggaattcctggagaaaatcgctGGAGCAGATTTTGGGAAAAGCTTAAGAGgaattattgaaaatgtcgagatgaaccagcctaggggctgtccattaattatgtaagggtttatggggggagggggggtttgagatttcttacgcgccatacatttttaattttcatacaaaaaatcttaccatggggggagggggggttgaaaacccccgaaaattgtcttacgtcattaatggatcgccccctAGGGATGAACGTCTCTTAAGTAAAGATTATTatctaataatataataataattactgaaaaaaattctccttGGAGAAATCATTGGATTAATTCTTGGAGCGAATCGCCAAAGGAAAACaacctctagaggaattcctaagagaaatccctggaggaattcctagagaaaaattcctggattaattcctgaagaaaatcccctgatgagttcctgaagaaatcctaaaagcaatttctggagaaaatcaccGGAGTAATTCGTGGAGAATATTCCCCGGAGAATTTTATGGAGGAAATCTCGGAGGATTTCCTAGATGACATCTCCGGAGGAAgtatctggaaaaaatcatggtgcaaatccccagagaaactcctggagaaaaactccgaataaattctctgaaaaaatctcttaaCGAAATCcgtggaaaaatatctggacgAAAACCCCTGAAGAATATTCCCGTATGAGttcttgaaggaaattccaggaggaattcttggaaaaatcttcggtggaatttctggataaaattcccagagaaaatgactggaaaaattcctgaggttcatccccggaggaatttctgcatgAAATTCACAATGGAATTCCGAaacaaaatccccggagaaatttctggtgcaaatctccagagaaatttctggaaaaaattctCGGAAATTCTCTttaaaatccccgaaggaatttccggagaaacagcctggaggaaatttataatcaaataaaagaatttctgaaggaaacacccggtgaaattcttggaagaaatccaaggaggaattcctggtggaaatctatggaggaattccagattgAGACGCTGTTGACACATTGGAGGAACTTCGATAGAATTCATGGAAAAGCACCTAGAGATTTCTGTAGAAGTACTGCGTTGAGGAATATTCAGATGTATTCCCTTAGAAATTCGAGATGTAATCCATGGacgaattcttgcagaaattgcTAAAGTATTCCTCGGAAAAAATAAACCGATGATTTCTGGATGATTCTTCGAATTCCAAAACTGCCGGAGGAAATGCTGGAAGAGGAATACCttgtgttgaaaaaaaaaaaaaaaacaacagcgATGAAATATTGTTCCTGTTTTACTAAATTGCTGTTATataagtaacaatttcaaaaagcaAATTCATGCTTTAATATGGTTAATGACCTGAtttttacaattcgtatttaaaaGGGTTTTTTGATTCCCTTCAATATGTAAGCTATCCATCTAGGTTCTTTCAGTCATACAAACTACAAActacagaaagaagaagaagaaattcgatggtaattatttgcacttaaaaatgCGTCATTCTAGTTAATTTACTTCCAAGCTATCGGGCACATATCAcgtaaattttcataatttttcaaagaagctGCTTTCACAGACTAATTGTTTTGACGTTTCCATTTAAATtctaggaataaaatgaaagattccaattattgaaaataatcagTTCCATGTTACCAACCTTTACAAATACATCGTTTGAGTATCATTTGAAGGAGGGCTATGTGGTTTCAAAAGAGATAGTGTATATGTTAGGTAAAGTGAGTGAAAGAGGTTGGAGGGGGActctaaaaataaaacttaattttcgagtctagtacatgacactgatAAGTTAAGTTACAGGCTCGaatccagtagggacgtaacgtcaggaaaatgaaaaatgagaagaaaaagagtatacgtaacctgtttttattggtagcctcgaaattcaacatgttgagtgctatccaggcgaaaaaatcattcaactacttaaaatcaagatgtcGTCAAAATCCAAGACAGACGCCATATTTTTCACTCAAAacaatactcttattcttcactgtATACGTCAAAATCATTGATCATGAttaagaaaatcgttcatttcataggataaataccattgctcaccaagtttttgtagcctatcatACTCAGTTTTcactcagctttctgatggtgatcccagaattcaaaacgagcggagcttaatggtgaaaaaacaatttttctgacGAAATTCATTTCGCCTCCTTTTTTttagcttcaaatgaaagctatatccattctacacactccgaaaaaaccatgcgattttacgtctattggatgcacataaaagaagcgagccaaatgacgtgaatttgtgtcacattttaaatttaattgtgtctgattcgggaaatgtcgatcgtcatcgttttcatgtccttcatcatgtaaaattacatttttctttcaaaacatctctcagaacccatttttacgtcatttcatcacttacatcatgtgccattcagtcataatgtgaattacgtccggagtcattttcattatttttaacacttcagtcgtcgcgctgttgtattttgtacaacactgttgagaaaacctcgctttttgttcacaacagcagcgtggtggttctaaCGGTGACAAACCACGCGACGGCTGGAAGGTTAAGAGTGTATATACGATGCAACTAAGTGCCACGGATCTCTAAACGATGCCACTATACGATGCTATGTGTTTCGAAGGAAATATAAGAAATATCGCAAAAAGTAACacctatgatttatcaaaaatgggctttttcgcgaactgtttagctagctggcgtacgaggggtccaccaatttgagaaaaccgaaacgaccacccttaagttttatcaaaaactatcGATCAGTGAcgaaaattggaattctaacaatgggtgccgatggcggcctggtttcggCGATAATTGCACAAATGATCCTGAAGCTCCCACTctagtacacccgattctgtttttgcacggattttttttacacggccgtgcaaaaaaaagtttctatacattttttttcgccgaaaccttatttttacatgaaacgtcgagaaatggtgctacttttttgcacggtttttgaaattttgaactaaaaactttttttgcacggtaggcatcccccgtgcaaaaacagaatcaggTGTATAGTGcttatgagttacatagaatatccaatgtagaAACATTGCAACAAATGTCAAAGAAAATCGATTATTATCaacaatctatataaataaaaatagagtggtgtttgtatgccacgaaataacttcaaaacgggacacccgatttgcacaattctttcactgttgtcttcttgaagggctccgacgtgttcgtgtgacgaaaaagtttagggaagttGTGGGAAAGTTTGGTATAACGGGGGAGTACTAATATGTCATGTTGTGTGAGAGgttccatgacatttttcaacagcctacttgatggcaagacgaagtttgccgggaccactagtattattgctgtgtgcatttgaaatgcaaatatcaaatgcgggaacaccaaatgcggtaagattttcaacaaggaaggcgaaatcaaaatttgattttctctgcaggttggcggtgatatgcatcatggttgctaagtatcctttggttacttggtgttaccgcatttgaagttcagttagactggatttgcacgtcaaacgcaaacagcaatatataaaAATCGTTGATAGttgatgatagtgttttctaacacagaacacctagatataataaatgaatgtaatgtttaaaatgatactatccgagcagaagaaaataactactgaataccaaattgaggtattccataccagataatttccaatacttacaacctgaatgaggtatgaatgagccctgcataagaggtgaaatacctcaaataataccttctgcatattctacaaataccaagctgataattagatcaggtattgtaatacctaaataattcatgatggattttcatatgaaaGTGATTTTCTCAATAAccttcaatacctccagcagtcctcaatacctatcgaataccaaaatgaagtatttttaattgttttttcaaataccattataataccaaaatgaggtattaacaactgaacaatacctaattgaggtatgataccaaaatatggtatgcataagttattgcgagttgttctttcctcctcgggtaataaaagaattaataaaaatatcacataccCTTTAGCAAACAGAATTATGGAACTGTGATTTCGATATATGTGTGGGTAAATATGTGCTTCTGATTGTAAATTTCTAATTGATACCGATCGCAACTTGGTCTTatcagttctttttttttttgcgttttgtCTTCCCTCTCTAACGGTTAGTCAGTCAAAAAGTTACATCCGTTGAAAGTGGGTCGGTTGGTGGTTCGGACCCAGCTGCAATGGCACCTCCCATCTGTGACATTTCATTCGACAACTCGCATGGGGTATTCTTTGCCGGTCAGACTCTCGCCGGTCAGGTGGAGATCACAGTGCCAAAGGCGAAGAAAGTGAAGAGCGTCTTTTTGAAGATTACCGGTCAGAGCTGCGTGCGATGGTCGGAAAGTGTCGGCACAGGGACCAGTGTACATTATGGTGCCCGGGAAGAGTACGTTACTTAtttggagaagtttttggataGTGAGGAGGGTGGTGAAGTTGAGCTGAAGGAGGGAACACATAACCACAAGTTCTCATACAAACTTCCACCGGATTGTCCCACATCGTTTGAAGGTGATTTCGGTTACATACGTTATACGGTGCGAATAGTGTTTGAACGACCATGGAAGTACGATCTAACATACAAGATAGCATTTACGGTGGTAAACCAGTTGGATTTGAATAAGATTTCGCCACCTTTGAACGTTGCCACCGTGCAGGAGAACCTGAAGCAGTTCGGCTGTGGACTTTGCAGATCGGCCCCAATGATTATGACTGTGTGCATTCCAATGACCGGCTATGTTCCGGGACAATTGATTTCGGTTGTGGTCGATGTTATGAACAAAAGTACTAAGGATATAAGTGAACTCAAGATAAAATTGCGCCGGCAGGTCAAATACTTCAGCCACTCTACATCTGGGAAAAGTAAAAGCGTGCTTTCAACGCTAGTAAAATATCAATGCGGTGGCGTAGATCGTAACAAATCGGCAGGATACGAACGGAGACTGTTGGTTCCACCCGAGCCACCATCCCGCACGACCAGCATAATCCAAATTGAGTACTTCATCGAAGTCGTTGCAAAAATTCCGGGCCTGTATGGATGCCCTCGAGTGAAGATTCCGATCGTGATCGGTACGGTCCCATTGGCCAATCTCGATAAATCTCAAGCGCAATCTTCAGTTGTCGATGGAAGGGCGGCCAGTTCCAGGTCGAGTAATAACCTTTCGACCCAGTTCCTGTCCACCAGTGTTCAATCGTTGAAAAGTAAGTTCATCGTTGCGATCGCCGCGAATCGTTTCCAACTACAGTCGGGCCTCCTATTGAACGCATAGGAGACTCTTAGATTATGGGATTTTAGTttgggtgttgttgaatatctcgtcttggggtaagtgggacattAGCTCGTTTAGGAAAGTTCTTcaagggggtattcttctagaaagttgaagatacaatgataaggaaagtatttagtacaaaaattattggtatttttattaccatgtgctccatgtaacagttgtcagctcagcaccattttcaacttgcatgataaattgtcaCACGATTCACGTTCTTCATTGGCTCGCAAAAAAATTATTGTGGTATAAATCGAATTACCATCAGTAAGCTACAACTTTATGTATTGTTACAAGCTGCTTACAATAaacatgtattttgttttcatttcatatgaaaatttctatggtCTAACTTACCCCAACATATCTTTATActcggggtaagtgggacctatcgaaacaagcaccagaatcaaaacttttcc includes:
- the LOC5579630 gene encoding arrestin domain-containing protein 17, producing the protein MAPPICDISFDNSHGVFFAGQTLAGQVEITVPKAKKVKSVFLKITGQSCVRWSESVGTGTSVHYGAREEYVTYLEKFLDSEEGGEVELKEGTHNHKFSYKLPPDCPTSFEGDFGYIRYTVRIVFERPWKYDLTYKIAFTVVNQLDLNKISPPLNVATVQENLKQFGCGLCRSAPMIMTVCIPMTGYVPGQLISVVVDVMNKSTKDISELKIKLRRQVKYFSHSTSGKSKSVLSTLVKYQCGGVDRNKSAGYERRLLVPPEPPSRTTSIIQIEYFIEVVAKIPGLYGCPRVKIPIVIGTVPLANLDKSQAQSSVVDGRAASSRSSNNLSTQFLSTSVQSLKMPHSFEESTTRAAVDIQEEDEHQTLGAKPFTPRYPVYKFDGNETVRSRPS